Proteins from one Podarcis raffonei isolate rPodRaf1 chromosome 1, rPodRaf1.pri, whole genome shotgun sequence genomic window:
- the SOCS4 gene encoding suppressor of cytokine signaling 4 — translation MAENKERSPKNPDVRPKTSRSRSADRKDGYVWSGKKLSWSKRSEGNSDAETASTSGKSMFSLRNQERKHSCSSTELDLERSCGHRLLGRSLKQKLQDAVGQCFPIKNCSSRHSSVLPSKRKIHISELMLDKCPFPPRSELAFRWHLIKRHTAPVRQASESWLSMESSQGEGRNGELRGVESAEGGESAVLQACSIPDVAACRCDPQGDSAAGKQLRNSREESDMDSDDEVVTLCTSSRKRNKPRWETDDELLQLETPPKYHTQIDYVHCLVPDLLQINNNPCYWGVMDKYAAEALLDGKPEGTFLLRDSAQEDYLFSVSFRRYSRSLHARIEQWNHNFSFDAHDPCVFHSPDITGLLEHYKDPNSCMFFEPLLSTPLNRTFPFSLQHICRTVICNNTTYDGIDALPVPPSVKLYLKEYHYKSKVRVLRIDVPDQQL, via the coding sequence ATGGCAGAAAATAAAGAAAGGAGTCCTAAAAATCCAGATGTGAGGCCTAAAACCAGCCGGAGTAGAAGCGCAGACAGAAAGGACGGCTACGTGTGGAGCGGAAAGAAGCTTTCCTGGTCAAAAAGGAGCGAAGGCAATTCTGACGCTGAAACGGCCAGCACCTCAGGGAAATCCATGTTTAGTTTAAGGAACCAGGAGAGGAAACACAGCTGTTCCTCTACTGAGCTGGACCTGGAGCGTTCCTGCGGCCACAGGCTCCTAGGCCGCTCCCTTAAGCAGAAGCTGCAGGATGCTGTGGGCCAGTGCTTTCCCATAAAGAACTGCAGCAGTCGACATTCTTCAGTGCTTCCATCCAAGAGAAAGATCCATATCAGCGAGCTCATGCTGGACAAGTGTCCTTTCCCGCCACGATCCGAACTAGCCTTCCGGTGGCATTTAATCAAACGGCACACTGCCCCCGTAAGACAGGCGTCCGAAAGTTGGTTAAGTATGGAGTCGTCACAAGGTGAAGGGAGGAACGGGGAACTCAGGGGCGTTGAGAGTGCCGAAGGAGGAGAGTCAGCGGTTTTGCAGGCATGCAGCATTCCTGACGTTGCAGCCTGCAGGTGCGACCCTCAAGGTGACTCTGCCGCAGGCAAGCAGCTAAGGAACAGCAGAGAGGAGAGTGACATGGACTCCGACGATGAGGTGGTGACGCTATGCACTAGCTCCAGGAAGAGAAACAAGCCACGCTGGGAAACGGATGATGAGCtgttgcagctggaaacccctccTAAATATCACACCCAGATAGATTATGTTCATTGTCTTGTCCCTGACCTCCTTCAGATCAATAATAATCCCTGCTACTGGGGAGTGATGGATAAATACGCGGCAGAAGCACTTTTAGATGGGAAGCCAGAAGGGACTTTTTTGCTGCGAGACTCTGCCCAGGAAGATTACTTGTTCTCGGTCAGTTTTAGGCGTTACAGCCGGTCCCTTCATGCCAGAATCGAGCAGTGGAATCACAACTTCAGCTTCGATGCCCACGACCCATGCGTCTTCCATTCTCCCGACATCACTGGACTCCTGGAACATTACAAAGACCCAAACTCTTGCATGTTCTTTGAGCCGCTTCTCTCGACTCCCTTAAACAGgactttccccttttcccttcaaCATATATGCAGGACAGTTATTTGCAACAACACAACTTACGATGGCATAGACGCCCTTCCTGTTCCGCCCTCTGTGAAGTTGTATCTGAAAGAATATCACTATAAGTCCAAAGTTAGAGTCCTCAGGATTGATGTACCAGACCAGCAACTCTAG